ACAAGGATTGGTGTAGTGTACAGAGAATTACTCACTTATCTCAATTATTCCCTGGCTCtgtgcaactgcagcagcaatgagaaaTCCATTCGGCCCTTGGACATATCCAATCATacctgtgtaggcacccagccaaccTATCACAAGCTtgaaatctcagcactggtggcatgcgtgttttaccactgtgcaacCAGAGCTCCAACATTTATTATCTAAAATTGGCCATTTTTTGTGATTTGTGCCAGATAAATGGGCATTTCTACATGCAGCAATGATATACCtcagaaaataaatgatatgttgTTGTTACTTGGTTTATAGGGCTCACGTTGGACCCTTCAAGCCACCACCATGGACGGGACCCTTGTAAGTTGATCAATGAAACACTCTATATGTAGGGCATCAAACTGACCGTAGTTTGTATTGACTAGGAGCTCCATTCATATTCAGCTAGCTTAgctgtttcattttatttgtgtttcctctggTTACAGGGAACTTTGGTTCTGCAGCCAGATCAGATGCAGGTGAGTTTGTCTCTGCTGCACAACTGAATGCAGTGTGGAAGAGCTGATTAGGCTTTTATATCGTATAACCATGTTGAATGTTTCTACATTTTGTCCAGACCGTGAATCCCATTTTTATCCTCACTCTGGTGCCCATTATGGACAGAATTGTGTATCCCCTCATCCAAAAGTGTGGTTTAAACTTCACGTAAGATCTTTTTCAGTACTCTCCCTCTTAATTAAAGCAGTGATATCCATTTTGGGTGGCATTGTGCTTGTATATAGCTATTGGGGCAGCACATAAATGTTATGTTATTATACGTATGTaagataatatataatatactgaGTCTGGTATGTCTATTTTTTACAAAACAGTATTGCTTCCAGACATTTGTCCTGTATTGTAACTGTTTCATCTCATCCCACAGTCCTTTAAAGAGAATGACGGTTGGAATGTTTTTGGCAGCCATGGCTTTCGTCGCTGCAGCTCTGGTCCAGATTGAGATTGATGTGAGTGTAAACTGATAGCAGTGATTTAGATTTATGTCATGTCCATCAGCGTGCAAACAAGTTACAAATTaaaagaaggaaaaataaacatgtatatCCAATCATAAGGTGTTGTGCCACCATGTGCTATTAGAAAAGCTTCAGTAATCCCCAGAATACATTCGACAACTGTTGAAGAGACTGAACACAGTTTATTCATTCGATAATAGTGCTGGAGAGCTCTGTCTTTAAAATCTTTTAAAGATGTTTAACTggtttgagatctttttaatgtaAAGGCCATGAcagatttattcatttttatgctCATGAAGCTATTCAGGACCACCGTATGCCCTCCAAATTGGGGCATGCTTGTGTTGGGAGTGAGCAGTCCTATGAGGCGAATTATGTTCCAACATATCGATCAGTTAATGTCAAGAGTTATGCCCCAATAGCACAGAACCCCTTGTCAAAGTCGCTTGGATGTTTTTTCTCAAGCCATCTTGAGTCAAGGGATGTTTAGAGTTTTTATGCATGCCACAGACAAAAGTAGAACAGTAATTGCTTAATTATATCATGCACTACACCTGAACTTGTGTTTCTGCTCTTAGTAATGACCTTTTCTCATTAATTTGTCATCTGTGTAGATATGGTTGTCTTTATACTAAGgatgttttgtatttgtaagtACAGTGTTTTAATACTTGCAacatatgtattttatttttagaaaactcTACCAGTCTTTCCATCTTCCTCTCAAAGCCAGCTGAAGATAGTGAACATGGGAAGTACCCAGCTCCAAGTCAACATTGCTCCTAACTATACTGCTGTGATTGGATCCCTGCAGGTGCAACACTTACAtctactcacacacacgtaTGCACACATGCatacgtgtacacacacacacacacacacacacacacacgtacacacacgtacacacatacCAAAGACCATCCAAAGATTAGATGACACCAATAAAAGAACACAGCTGACAAGGCTTATCCTAAATGTCTTCATGTAGATAGTAGCAAAGCAGTTTAAGTCTTTAGAATTTGGTCTTTCTTGAGAGTCACAAAAGTTTTGGGACACATATACAAATCCATAGGCAATAATAaggagttgtttttttttatttttaatatgtttatcAGACTGACTTGCTAACATgcttgatgtgtgtgtattaacagGCAAGTGAAGATTACGTTACCTTTAACAGTCCTAGGATTACAGTATCTTTAAACCAATCTACAGTGAATAATCAAGCCTTCACCTTAACTGAGGGAGAACGACAGACCCTGATCATCCCCTCTGACCCAAATCTCATGTATATTGtaagaataaaataattctATTATTCTGTTAATAACACTTCTGTACCCAATTGTAAATATTCCTTTTTGCATACATAAtacaatgttttcttttttagacCAAAGATTTAACCTCCAAGCCAGAGCAAGGCaataatgcagtcaggtcaGTGAAGTCTTAAACATCTTTAGTTTACAGGTAACTGTAAGTAATTGTCTTGTCTGTACAAAACCATTAATTCATTACTTGTTGTTATTACAACACTGACTTACAATAAAATCTAAGCTTGTTTTGCACTCTGTTAACATTTTATGcaaatgtagtaataataaacaaattcaTGTTTACTTTTTGCACAGATTTCTAAATGGCATGGGTACAACACTGAATGTTTCAGATATTGCAGAAGTTGAGCCATCAGCAGTTTCAAACTACACCCTGGTTTCACAGGGGTTGTAAGtgcaaatatacacacatgggTTAACAATCAATGCATTTGTGTACTGGCTTGTTATCCCAGATTAATGTTTTTTCTTCTCAGGCGGACATTTACCATCACTaatggtgtgcagtcatgtcaGTTCTCCAACCAGTTTGGATTTGGAGGTGCCTACACCTTCATTATCCCCAGCACACTTAGCTGGACAGAAAaggtgtgtttaaatgtttgatTATTTGTTATACTAGCGCACACTCATATTCACTGGTCTGTGATTCAGTATTATAAGAAATCTCTGAACTTGGCCATAATGCAGGTGCATGTGCAGAAGCATTGTAGCCTTTTAACATACACACTTAGTAACATTTAGGGATTTGACCAAGTTTAACTTAAATGAAATGATTTCAATGAAAACAGTACAAAGaagatataaatatttaatgttatctacctaacttttttttttttttttttttttttggtaaatacACACTTGTCCTGAAAGTGATGACTGAAACATGTTCCAACACAACACAGTTTAAGAAGTAGGGATgctgtaaaacatttaaaatgcatgtgTAACAGATGTTCCAATCATACCAATCATCCAATCATACAGTGCATTATGTTATCAAAATATTCAAAAAGCCAAAAAAGAAAACCATTACTAAATGGCAATGACCTAATGTTTTAGGTGATGTTGTATTAAAATAGCACTACATTAAAACAACACTGCATATAAATGTTATCACATTAGAACTGGGCAACATTCTGCTATCAAATGTTGATCTCTTGGTGCCGTTAGTACCCATGTTGGAATGTGAATCAAGTTTAGAATGAGCACgtatttacaacatttatatttaacctaaaacaaaaacaaaaaaatcttgTTTTTGTACTAAAGATTTATTAGTATTTCACATAGTGCCCCCACTTTTTTGGATCTGAGGTTTGTATTTTAGACAAATTATATTCTTACTAAATAGCATAATTAGCTTCATGCTCAGTATGTGGCTAaataaatttagaatttaaaagtGTCTGTGCTTAGAGATTTTCTTTTTCAAGCTTAAAACGGTTAgaaaattaagtaaaaaaaaaaagaatacataaaataaacatgaCAAAAATCCCTTTCTAAAAAACGTTTAACAGTGCTGCTTTAGTGCTAATGTGAATGCCTGGTGCCATTTGGCGTACTAGTTATTAAGTAACATCAAATGAAGTTCTGCCTTCTAAAATACTTCTGATATTAGTTGTGCTGTTGATTAACCAATTATATagataaattaattaaactttTATGTGGATTTGTGTTTAGTGTGGTGGCACAGAAAAGGTGGAAGAAATAAAGCCCAACACAGTATCCATGGCCCTGCAGATCCCTCAGTATTTCCTCATCACTGCAGGAGAAGTGGTGTTCTCTGTCACCGGCCTGGAGTTCTCATATTCACAGGTTGACTTGTTACAGTGTTATGGTTTCAAACTTAAAGTGTATGATCTTAAGGTTATCCCATTGTCTTATCATTGACTTATTCTACAAGCTGAGCAAATGCATTTCAATTTATTGCCATAGTAATTTACTTTACGTTTCCTTTTTGGAAATTAGCAATGACTGATTTGGGGGGAAATATGGTAAATGaaaaaacattaactttttccTATCTTACAGCCAGCCCCCAAATGTCATTGTAATCTTTCGGAATCTCCCTACATATTTAACCATTTCTGTGGGTGGGCGTAAACTTTTTATTGgatggataaaagtgtcagcgGTGCTACAGGCCTGGCTGGgcactaaacaaacacaattagcCATAACTGAGAAGGGAAGGTCAGATGGGGTTTAATACCATTATGTAACAATGAGGAATCAACAATGTAGTTTCTCCTCATTACGACTGCAACAGCGACGCTAAGAGTACATAGAGAGCGCTGTGGTTCTCATACATGCTCTATGTGAGAATCTGTATCTGAGCAGAGGTTAATAGAATGCATAGGATAATTTAGTATATCCAAATTGGGCTGCAAAcatgttaataaatataaaattaacatATTAGCCCACTAACACTGGGATACAGGGTTTAAATCAGTGGTGCTACAGGACAGTTGGATGTCtccatacacacatcatcataaACAAGCTAAGATATGTGAGGATAAATACTTacatacttaataaatacataaacttgATCTGCAGGCACCCTCCAACATGAAAGCAGTACTGCAGGCTGGCTGGCTCCTCACTGTGGCCGTTGGTAACATTATAGTGTTGATTGTGGCAGAGCTGGCAAAGATACCTCAAAAGGTGCAGTATCTCATACACTTTTGAGCAAGACATACTGTAACATTTACACAATGGCTATGCATGTGCAATGAAACAAATAGCAAGCTTTAACTGAATAAGATAATTCTTCAGCCTCTTTGGTtaatgtactgtgtatatttgttttgtctgtgtgtTTCCTCAATAGTGGGCAGAGTATGTGCTGTTTGCCTCTCTGTTAGTGGCAGTGTGTATAATCTTTTCTATAATGGCTTACCACTACACGTACATCGACCCTGCTGAGATCGAAGCTCAGTTCCTGCAAAATGCCGAGCTGGAACCAGACGACAAAGACGAGAAGAGTAAACCTATAAATATGGAAACCAAAAAATCTGTGGAGAACGAAAAGGATTCAATCAAAATGACTAAGATCTAAACATCAGGTTGTAATTGATGTACTGACTAATATCTAAGCACAGGATTATcatgtcattttttaaaatctatttCTAATATATTTGCATGGAACTTACAGGTGGGTTCAAAAGCTTATGGgtgccaaaaaagtaaaaaagtctTGCTTTTATAGAGAAAGTCACTCAAAGTAAAGAGTAAGAAGTTGCATAGTGTGCAACAATATTTATAGTTACACattactgtttttttctttttttaaacataaggACTTTTTCTATTTTAGCATGACtgaacacagagccctgaccttacaCCCACAGAACAATTTTGGTATAAATTGGAGGGTTAGTTGCAagtcaggccttctcgtccaacatcagtgcctgaccaaaCAAATGTAAACTGAATGGGCATAAAAATCCAAAGACTTACAACCAGTTGtcgttttgtattttaaataaagcaataaagcaGTGAGGATGTGCAGGCTGATGTGGTGATACCcctgttttttaaaaagtgtgttttaCCTATCtatgtaaaacaaataaactcgacttttaaaaaacaaaagcagttttctgttttaattttaaaaaatcttgtCATTCTCTCTGAAATGAGAAGTAATACACATAAGCAGACGCGTACCCACTATTTCAGACACTGATTCTTGCCtttattgtatatttaaattttCCCAATTGTCCAGACTTGTGGTTTGTAGGGATACATAACAAGTACTTGTTAAAACTATGTataaattcataataataattaagaagtGATTATTAAAGCAATTAATGCAAGgccgtaatcacaatatatactaAAGGGGGAGGGGGACACctaatattcagatatgctcaaaatgcccCCATATagtgatgtaaaaattataaataaacatattacacttactagctttgcataatgttaagctccgtcagtgttcccatcagttgttggtatggcaggaatgttttagaatggcaggaacAGCCCAGTATATTCGGTCTGGTTATGggcttaaattaaattaatgacaagggaagaacatgcaggttccacctgggaattgaacaaaGGACCTTCTGGCAgtgaggcaacaatgctacccaccgtgccaccccctaGGGAAGCGTGAGTACGTGAATAAAAAGTGTTTGatgccctatgatggactgtccagggtgtttcctgccctgCGCCCAGTGTCTGAACAAGCCGCTTATGGAAGATCAATACATTAATGCATGGATATTATCAAGTTATATAATAAAACCTTGTCCATAAGTCTGGTTATGTGTGAGTAGTATCATTATCTGCTCTGTAAAAGGCAGAGGAACATTTGCACTGTTAACGTTTTTAAACCTGGTaactgggcagcacggtggctcagtgggtagcactgtcgcctcacagcaagaaggtcctgggttcgatccaggtggggcggtccgggtcctttctgtgtggagttcgcatgttctccccgtgtctgcgtgggtttcctccggtttccttccacagtccaaagacatgcaagtgaggtgaattggagatacaaaattgtccatgactgtgtttgacattaaacttgtgaactgatgaaaattgtgtaatgagtaattaccgtttctgtcataaatataaccaaagtgtgtaaaacatgatgttaaatcctaataaataaataaacctggaAACTTGAGTACACTATGCCACCAATTGTACTTTGGACTTcaaaggcggcacggtggctcagtgggtagcactgtcgcctcacagcaagagggtcctgggtttgatccccaggtggggcggtccgggtcctttctgtgtggagtttgcatgttctccccgtgtctgcgtgggtttactccgggtgctccggtttcctcccacagtccaaagacatgcaagtgaggtgaattggagaaactaaattgtccatgactgtgtttgacaataaacttttgaactgatgaagcttgtgtaacatgaatgttaccaaagtgtgtcaaacatgacgttaaaatcctaataaataaataaataaacctggaAACTTGAGTGCACTACGCCACCAAGTGTACTTCGGACTTCAAGAGCCAAGTTAAATGATGAGAGCATGCGCAGTGGGACAACACCCACTCAGGCAGCGCGGGCTAGAGCAGGGTTTCAAATTGCTCAACACCTAGacacatagtgcactatgtagggagctATTTTGCACCTAATATAGTGTGTTTATATAGGGAGGAAGGAGATGTTTGGGATTGGCTCGATGAACTGAAGTTAGATTGGCTGTTAGGGGTGTCGTTGTAACTTATCTGGAAGCAGTGATTGGTCAGTCCGACCCGCTTTGCTCCGCCTTGCCTTGAGCAGCGGTTTCAATATGGCGGGGGGCTTCAGCGGAAAAAGAAGAGCCTTCAACTAGTTGTGTTTTTCCGctattattttgttttcttttaggcGTTTTCGTTGGAAAACAGGAGTTTATTATTAGccagttttagtgttttatatgTTGTAAGGACGTGCGCAGTATTCGACGAGGTTAAAGCGAGAAGTTGGGAAGTTGTGAAGCTGTGTTAGCGAGCTAGCTTACTGTGTAGCGGATCTGTGCTGGGAAATAACCGTTACACACAACAACTCGGAAAGCTGAGTGAAATGACCTGATAAATCCCGTTATATCAGTACTAATTAgtgttattctatttatttcagGCACGAATGATAGAGTTATATTGTGTATACGTCGAAAGGCTGCTGGCAGTCTGAATTAGACAGCAGGAGCAGCTCTGGGACTCagtagttgtttgtttgtgtctgCAGTAGTTACTTTATTACAGCCATTGTGTTTTATTACGCTTTTTGTTGACGCAAAGTAAACCCCAAATTAAATCAAACCTGATAGCAAGCTTAACTGGTGGCAGCAGAATTGTTCTGTTTACGTTTTCATGGTGCACCGTTTCATCCACACCATTACGAACTGTCTGAGTGAATTTCTACAAATCAGAAGTCATGGCATCTGCCCAAAAAGTTCTTCCAGGCATTCaggtaaagattttttttttaaatcttcagtatgttttatttatttattaagattttaaggtcatgttttacacactttgattacattcatgacagaaatggtagttactcgttacacacgattcatcagtccacaagtttaatgtcacacacagtcatggacaattttgtatcctcacttgcatgtttttggactgtgggaggaaacccacacagacacatggtgatgtgcaaactccacacagaaaggacccggaccgccccacctggggatcgaacccaggaccttcttgctgtgaggcgacagtgctaccccaaaTCTTCAGTATGAATCCACAAATATTGTACACATTATGTACGTTACGTTCTTgtttcaaattattttaaatttttaatttaaaaaagacaTATTGCAATAATCTAACACAACACAATTTTAGTAAATCAAATTTGTTATTTTGAGACATTGCTGATCCCCTAAATTCAGCAATATTAGGGGGGAGGACTGCCCCAGTCAAATATGCATCTAAAACAAATGCAACTATTACTTTGTGTATATGACACATTTCATTGTGTAAAGCTTTTAAAAtcataagcttttttttaatattaataaagtctgacattattattaatatgatccTGTGGTGCAATGACAGGAAAAGTACCCTTCTACATATGTTTTAAAACTGTAATTTTTAGGGTTAGTCTAATTCAGGTTTCTGTTTCTGGATAAATGACCAAGATaaactaatatttaaataaaggcttGAACTTTTGTACTCTTATGTTTTAGAAGTTTAGAAGCATATATTTGGgtttatacaatataaaaatgaaGTAATGTTAATGACTGGCTGTTGGGGGTGTAGATGGGGGGGAGTAGATTATTActcttattactattattattattattattattattatgtgctgTCAAGTGGATTCTGACTCCTTGCACCATATGAAAGGTGTTTCTTTAGAACATTCTGGCTTCTGTTTGGGGTgtcaggcttcttaatggctcatTTATTGTTCTGATTGCATCCATCTATCTTATTGCTGGTTGTTCTCTTTCTATTTACTTTAAACTCTTTTAAGCGTAACTATAATAATTTCCTCTCATAATGTGTTCAAAATAGAGAACTTTAATTTGGTTTTTTGGGCTTTGAGTAAGCAGTTAGGTCAGggatacatttatttgtattcatCTAAAGTACTTTCAAAAGTCTTTGACTGCACCAAAGCTAAAAGACATTGATATTTTTTATCTGGTTTCTTAATGTACATGTTGTCATATTAAACATGGCCATGTATATCTAGAACTATGGTTGCTAGATTTTAGACATGGAAAATACAGTGGGTCAGTAGGATACTACAATCACTTTTATTGCTAAACCCTGCCGTAACAAAGTCTTAACTCCTGGCAATCCTATTTCCAACATGAAACCACAAATAATTATAAGGAGCTCTGAAACTGTAGTTAATGTACAAACCTTTAAACATTTTCCTGCTATTTTCTAGTTTTGTTAAATACAGCTTGACACCTAAAAGCTAACCTCTTCTGTTTACAGTTTGTTCTGTGGTTtacttcagcactgcagttgtTCTGTCACCAGTTGTCTTGTTTGCTTAGAATTTTGcacttttttcctgattttgtaATACTCCATTAGGTTATGCATCTGCATAATACTAGTTTTATTTTCTGGGGTGTTTCCATCCAAGTAGCACCGGAAGCGGTTGTCATGAGTGAAGCCACATTGCTGTATGTAACTTAAAGCCGTGGTTTTCACTCGTTTTATTATCTGGGCCACAGTAGAGACAGAGAGCAAGTTGCATGTATGAatcattctttctttctgttactATTTTGTAATATTGGGTCTTTAGTTTAGAAGTGCATTCGTACTTGTGTTTTATGAGTCGTAGGCTGAGTATTACATAGTGATTTTGACAAATGTTAGCTGCTGCTTTCAAACCCTCTGAAGCCACATCCTCTAGACACCcgagttaaaaaaaacaacaaaaaaaacatatcaGTATGATACAGGCCTAAACGCTGGATCTATATTAGAACTAATTTGACACAATTACCAAGCTACTGACATTGTAAGGTGTCAAATATGTTGCTGACTGAAAAAAACagtttatacatgtaaacagaaCATTGTAGTCAAGAATGCCACCATCACATATTTGCTTCTTGTTTGCTCTGTAAAAGGTCATtatttaatctgtgttttgtatttgtgtatttactgATACTCAGTTTTTTGTTCTACTTTTGCAGGAGATTGAACTTTCTAGAGTAACAGGCATTTTGATTGACCGACAATTTGACATCTTGTTCTGACTGATTAAATATTTGTTGTCCAACttacttgtttttaattaatatgtCAGGTGTAACAGAAATATATTAACTCAAATCACTACCCCCTAGCATCAGTGATTAAATAGTTGAGATATGCTGAGGTTTAGAGCCGATGTTGATATAAAGCTGATTTGTCCTTGGATGCCTGAAACCAGGTAAAAGCTGCTGAAGTTTACATTATAGGGTTTTTTCCAGAACCGCAGCACAGTTCTTCCTGTTGTATTTTCCAGTAACACAACAGAGGTTTTATTTGGCTTAGTAAGCTTTACCTGATGTACCACTTTTTGCGGCTGTGATGAGATTTAGACtgttgtgtttctttttttttttttttgactttgCTGTAGTCTGTTTAGGTCCAACACCTTCTACCCTGAAATTGTTAGTCACACAATCAGCTTGGACAAGGGTTGATTAGTAATTAGTTTATAGTGGCTATAAATGGTCCAATGGCCAAACATAGTGTTTGTATTAgtataaaatttaaatatatttatatgtttcaGAAATAACAAAAGATTACACAAGTTAAACAGTTATTGTCATTTAAAATTGAAGGAAATATCCCTACATTTTACATACTGGATAACAACATGGATGGAGATGCAAATCTAAACTTTATTGTTGTTTTCAATGTTAGAATagaaagatatatatatatatatatatatatatatatatataaaataaacacatacatgcaACATACAACATTTTCTGTTGCTGCAGTTCATCCTGTAACTGCTGGAGCTGAAATGTTATCCCAGGCACTTTTTGTAAATTGAAATGGCAATTGAAGTGTTGATTTAATCAGCTGTAAACATTTGACATTTATTTTGAAAACTTGATTATCACTTTTATCGAGTCAAAAGACACACATTCAATAATATAAC
The Trichomycterus rosablanca isolate fTriRos1 chromosome 12, fTriRos1.hap1, whole genome shotgun sequence genome window above contains:
- the slc15a1a gene encoding solute carrier family 15 member 1; its protein translation is MRAVLVLYFRYFLRWDDDLATSIYHAFVALCYLTPILGAIVADSWLGKFKTIIYLSIVYTIGQIFMAVSAIHDITDTNRDGKPDNIAVHVALAMIGLILIALGTGGIKPCVSAFGGDQFEDHQARQRSTFFSVFYLCINAGSLLSTLITPILRGQECGIHSVQKCYPLAFGVPAALMVVSLVVFIAGSGMYVKAAPKGNIMLDVSKCIGFAIKNRFKHRSSKYPKREHWLDWASEKYDKLLIAQIKMVLKVLFLYIPLPMFWTLFDQKGSRWTLQATTMDGTLGTLVLQPDQMQTVNPIFILTLVPIMDRIVYPLIQKCGLNFTPLKRMTVGMFLAAMAFVAAALVQIEIDKTLPVFPSSSQSQLKIVNMGSTQLQVNIAPNYTAVIGSLQASEDYVTFNSPRITVSLNQSTVNNQAFTLTEGERQTLIIPSDPNLMYITKDLTSKPEQGNNAVRFLNGMGTTLNVSDIAEVEPSAVSNYTLVSQGLRTFTITNGVQSCQFSNQFGFGGAYTFIIPSTLSWTEKCGGTEKVEEIKPNTVSMALQIPQYFLITAGEVVFSVTGLEFSYSQAPSNMKAVLQAGWLLTVAVGNIIVLIVAELAKIPQKWAEYVLFASLLVAVCIIFSIMAYHYTYIDPAEIEAQFLQNAELEPDDKDEKSKPINMETKKSVENEKDSIKMTKI